From the Myxococcales bacterium genome, one window contains:
- a CDS encoding phage Gp37/Gp68 family protein has translation MSDGSAIEWTDATWNPVRGCTKVSPGCKHCYAETFAERWRGIPGHPYGQGFDLRLVPEKLEEPLRWKRPRRIFVNSMSDLFQVGVDVPFIRRVFETMNAADWHTYQVLTKRADRMLAVTSALPRDIVERAHIWLGVSVEDRRYGLPRIDLLRETPAAVRFLSVEPLLEDLGPMNLSGIHWVIVGGESGPGARPMDEAWVKSIQRQCRAQRVPFFFKQWGGVQKSKAGRELSGRTWDEFPALPAVRPRPLAVVR, from the coding sequence ATGAGTGATGGCAGCGCGATCGAGTGGACCGACGCGACGTGGAACCCGGTGCGCGGCTGCACGAAGGTGTCGCCCGGCTGCAAGCACTGCTACGCCGAGACGTTCGCCGAGCGCTGGCGCGGAATCCCGGGCCATCCTTACGGCCAGGGCTTCGATCTGCGGCTGGTGCCGGAGAAGCTCGAGGAGCCGCTCCGCTGGAAGCGGCCCCGCCGGATCTTCGTCAACTCGATGAGCGACCTGTTCCAGGTCGGGGTCGACGTCCCGTTCATCCGGCGCGTGTTCGAGACGATGAACGCCGCCGACTGGCACACCTACCAAGTGTTGACCAAGCGCGCCGACCGCATGCTCGCGGTCACCAGCGCGCTGCCCCGCGACATCGTCGAGCGCGCGCATATCTGGCTCGGCGTGAGCGTAGAAGATCGCCGCTACGGCCTGCCGCGGATCGATCTGCTGCGCGAGACCCCGGCCGCGGTGCGCTTCCTGTCCGTCGAGCCGCTGCTCGAGGATCTCGGACCGATGAACCTGTCCGGGATCCACTGGGTCATCGTCGGCGGCGAGAGCGGCCCCGGCGCGCGGCCGATGGACGAGGCCTGGGTCAAGTCGATCCAGCGTCAGTGCCGCGCCCAGCGCGTGCCCTTCTTCTTCAAGCAGTGGGGCGGCGTGCAGAAGTCCAAGGCCGGCCGCGAGCTCAGCGGCCGGACCTGGGACGAGTTCCCGGCGCTCCCGGCCGTACGACCGCGGCCGTTGGCTGTCGTCAGGTAG
- a CDS encoding adenosylhomocysteinase → MDIRTEFPAFKIKDIGLAELGRKKIRMSEKEMPGLMALRAEYGAAQPLKGARVAGCLHMTIETAILIETLVALGAEVTWTSCNIYSTQDEAAAAIAKAGVPVFAWKGETLEEYWACIGLQLNAFKGGHGPNMILDDGGDLTLLVHKGAEYETAGAVPSPSTATNDEWRTVLTVLTESLKADKQRFTKLAAEIKGVSEETTTGVHRLYEMAKQGQLLFPCINVNDSVTKSKFDNLYGCRESLFDGIKRATDVMVAGKVVVVAGYGDVGKGCAHAGRGLGARVLVTEIDPICALQAAMEGFEVVTMEEAAPQADIFVTATGCCDVIRSEHMLAMKDEAILSNIGHFDSEIQVAWLEGNKEIKEENIKPQVDQFIFPNGKRITLLARGRLVNLGCATGHPSFVMSNSFTNQVMAQMALWANAQHGKDTITGMSFAKGTVSVLPKKLDEKVARLHLGKVGVRLTTLTAAQSEYLGVAVDGPYKPDHYRY, encoded by the coding sequence ATGGACATCCGCACCGAGTTTCCCGCGTTCAAGATCAAGGACATTGGCCTGGCCGAGCTGGGCCGCAAGAAGATCCGCATGTCCGAGAAGGAGATGCCGGGCCTGATGGCGCTGCGCGCCGAGTACGGGGCCGCCCAGCCGCTCAAGGGCGCGCGCGTCGCCGGCTGCCTGCACATGACGATCGAGACCGCGATCCTGATCGAGACGCTGGTCGCGCTCGGCGCCGAGGTCACCTGGACCTCGTGCAACATCTACTCGACCCAGGACGAGGCCGCCGCCGCGATCGCCAAGGCCGGCGTGCCGGTGTTCGCGTGGAAGGGCGAGACCCTCGAGGAGTACTGGGCCTGCATCGGCCTCCAGCTCAACGCGTTCAAGGGCGGCCACGGCCCCAACATGATCCTCGACGACGGCGGCGACCTGACGCTCCTGGTCCACAAGGGCGCCGAGTACGAGACGGCCGGCGCGGTGCCGAGCCCGTCGACGGCCACCAACGACGAGTGGCGCACCGTGCTCACGGTCCTGACCGAGAGCCTCAAGGCCGACAAGCAGCGCTTCACCAAGCTCGCGGCCGAGATCAAGGGCGTCTCCGAGGAGACCACCACCGGCGTCCACCGCCTCTACGAGATGGCCAAGCAGGGCCAGCTGCTGTTCCCCTGCATCAACGTCAACGACTCGGTCACCAAGTCGAAGTTCGACAACCTCTACGGCTGCCGCGAGTCGCTGTTCGACGGCATCAAGCGCGCGACCGACGTCATGGTCGCGGGCAAGGTGGTCGTGGTCGCGGGCTACGGCGACGTCGGCAAGGGCTGCGCCCACGCTGGCCGCGGCCTCGGCGCGCGCGTGCTGGTCACCGAGATCGATCCCATCTGCGCGCTCCAGGCCGCGATGGAGGGCTTCGAGGTCGTGACGATGGAGGAGGCGGCGCCCCAGGCCGACATCTTCGTCACCGCGACCGGCTGCTGCGACGTGATCCGCAGCGAGCACATGCTGGCGATGAAGGACGAGGCGATCCTGTCCAACATCGGCCACTTCGACAGCGAGATCCAGGTCGCCTGGCTCGAGGGCAACAAGGAGATCAAGGAGGAGAACATCAAGCCGCAGGTCGATCAGTTCATCTTCCCCAACGGCAAGCGCATCACGCTGCTCGCCCGCGGCCGCCTGGTCAACCTCGGCTGCGCCACCGGCCACCCGTCGTTCGTGATGTCGAACTCGTTCACCAACCAGGTGATGGCGCAGATGGCGCTGTGGGCCAACGCCCAGCACGGCAAGGACACGATCACCGGCATGTCGTTCGCCAAGGGCACCGTCTCGGTCCTGCCCAAGAAGCTCGACGAGAAGGTCGCGCGCCTGCACCTCGGCAAGGTCGGCGTCCGCCTGACCACGCTGACCGCGGCCCAGTCCGAGTACCTCGGCGTCGCCGTCGACGGCCCGTACAAGCCCGACCACTACCGCTACTAG
- a CDS encoding LysR family transcriptional regulator codes for MDATLRGMNLNLLVALDALLAERSVTRAARRTGVTQSAMSQSLAALRAMLGDPVLVRTPTGMQLTTRAEALGPPLRRCLDELGRVLAGGGEFDPAQERGTVRIATGEHLAALLAAPLLTRLAACAPDADLRIDTLDARRTTELLDGGVDLVIGPPVASTAVGSRPLFEDRFVCVLRRADVPTSARAQLPLRDYLRRGHVLISPSGQGSSVVDRALADRGHERRIVARVGSFMLAPQLVAQTGLILTAPRACVAAASATLPLAALRAPVPLPPLAIACHWDLRRGADPRVQWLRGLVEDAVRAVGLS; via the coding sequence ATGGACGCGACCCTGCGCGGCATGAACCTCAACCTGCTGGTCGCGCTCGACGCGCTGCTGGCCGAGCGCAGCGTGACCCGCGCCGCGCGCCGCACCGGCGTCACGCAGTCGGCGATGAGCCAGTCGCTGGCCGCGCTGCGGGCGATGCTGGGCGACCCGGTGCTGGTCCGCACGCCGACCGGCATGCAGCTCACGACCCGCGCCGAGGCGCTCGGCCCGCCGCTGCGGCGATGTCTCGACGAGCTGGGGCGGGTGCTGGCCGGCGGCGGCGAGTTCGACCCGGCCCAGGAGCGCGGGACGGTCCGGATCGCCACCGGCGAGCACCTGGCGGCCCTGCTGGCGGCGCCCCTGTTGACCAGGCTCGCCGCGTGCGCGCCGGACGCCGACCTGCGCATCGACACGCTCGACGCGCGCCGCACGACCGAGCTGCTGGACGGCGGCGTCGACCTGGTCATCGGCCCGCCGGTCGCGTCGACGGCGGTGGGGTCGCGGCCGCTGTTCGAGGATCGCTTCGTGTGCGTGCTGCGGCGCGCGGACGTCCCGACGTCGGCCCGCGCGCAGCTCCCGCTCCGCGACTACCTGCGCCGGGGACACGTCCTCATCAGCCCCAGCGGCCAGGGGAGCTCGGTCGTCGATCGCGCGCTCGCCGACCGCGGCCACGAGCGACGGATCGTCGCCCGGGTCGGGTCGTTCATGCTCGCGCCGCAGCTGGTCGCGCAGACTGGGCTGATCCTCACCGCCCCGCGGGCGTGCGTGGCCGCGGCCAGCGCGACCTTGCCCCTGGCGGCGTTGCGGGCGCCGGTGCCGCTGCCGCCGCTCGCGATCGCGTGCCACTGGGACCTCCGGCGCGGGGCCGACCCGCGCGTCCAGTGGCTACGGGGGCTGGTCGAGGACGCGGTGCGCGCGGTCGGGCTCAGCTGA
- the tcmP gene encoding three-Cys-motif partner protein TcmP, whose amino-acid sequence MARKNLTWSLEPHTRAKHEILRRYLEAWSAILGLSRADTIAYVDGFAGPGVYDKGEDGSPIIALKAALSHEDKIKSEIRFLFIEKDIGRARHLEGLVASLNLPARFRTRVTGGLTFEDGFRQHLIDPYKRHGMGLPPTFAFIDPFGWKGVPFALVKEILANPSCEVFVNFMFEEINRFIKHEDQPNNFDELFGTSRWRGVLSITDIGERRNFLHGLYLSQLRDAAGARYVRSFEMRNKNDATDYFLFFATNSRKGIEKMKEAMWKVDESGEFRFSDATNPAQVLLFEKQPDFLELRRQLLARFGGKTVTVGEVEEFVLAETSFRETHYKKRLAELEDEGQLVAVNPPTSRRKRSYPDPLLVLRFLAPAT is encoded by the coding sequence ATGGCGAGAAAGAACCTCACGTGGTCGCTTGAGCCGCACACCCGCGCCAAGCACGAGATCCTCCGCCGATATCTGGAAGCGTGGTCCGCCATCCTTGGACTTAGTCGCGCGGATACGATCGCCTACGTTGATGGCTTTGCCGGTCCGGGCGTCTACGACAAGGGCGAAGACGGCTCCCCGATCATCGCGCTGAAGGCGGCGCTCTCCCACGAAGACAAGATCAAGAGCGAGATCCGGTTCCTCTTCATCGAGAAAGACATCGGCAGGGCGCGTCACTTAGAAGGCCTTGTGGCTAGTCTCAATCTGCCCGCAAGATTCAGAACACGCGTGACCGGTGGTTTGACGTTCGAGGACGGCTTCCGTCAGCACCTGATCGATCCATACAAGCGGCACGGGATGGGACTGCCTCCGACGTTTGCTTTCATCGATCCCTTTGGATGGAAGGGCGTCCCCTTCGCACTGGTCAAGGAGATCCTGGCCAACCCGAGCTGCGAGGTCTTCGTCAACTTCATGTTCGAAGAGATCAATCGGTTCATCAAACACGAGGACCAACCAAACAACTTCGATGAACTGTTCGGCACGTCGCGATGGCGGGGGGTGCTCTCGATAACCGACATTGGTGAGCGTCGCAACTTCCTCCACGGGCTCTACCTCTCGCAACTGCGCGATGCTGCTGGCGCTCGGTATGTCCGCTCCTTCGAGATGCGGAATAAGAACGACGCGACGGACTACTTCCTGTTCTTCGCGACGAACAGCCGCAAGGGCATCGAGAAGATGAAGGAGGCCATGTGGAAGGTGGACGAGTCAGGAGAATTTCGATTCTCTGACGCAACCAACCCTGCGCAGGTTCTCCTCTTTGAGAAGCAGCCCGACTTCCTTGAGCTACGACGACAGCTGCTCGCTCGGTTCGGTGGAAAGACGGTCACCGTTGGTGAAGTTGAGGAGTTTGTCCTCGCAGAAACTTCGTTTCGAGAAACCCACTACAAGAAGCGTCTCGCGGAACTCGAGGACGAGGGGCAGTTGGTTGCAGTTAATCCCCCCACCAGTCGTCGAAAGCGATCGTACCCAGACCCATTGCTCGTCCTGCGCTTCTTGGCCCCCGCTACCTGA